A region from the Kribbella shirazensis genome encodes:
- a CDS encoding helix-turn-helix domain-containing protein, producing the protein MKELLRLLAEDAPGSELARAAGEDAVARDLALRIRAGMDASKKREAELTALVDVARELASARDPGGVLHTIVHRARTLVGTDVAYLTLYDETRGDTYMRATDGSVSAAFQQLRLPLGAGLGGLVAETYKPYWTADYPSDRRFRHTTPIDDAVGEEGLVAICGTPLVVDGAFVGVLFASNRTRRPFSRDEVSLLGSLATLAAVTIVQVRAAAETAAALDQLSAAHAGVEHAAAAHDRFAEIVLSGGDVDAIAAALAELLDVWVVLVDASGNELATAGRVPGTAVPWQESESGRLTRIGDCWVVAATAKGERLGALVIGGADDLSGADQRIVERAAVVTALVLLFRRQAAEQSQRAQADLLADVLSGSADPRTLTDRLRLLAPSHRHDRLVVAVCRGDHSAVRARLSAPLEDKLVLAGPYGGDLVLLFARTSAVSAARDLSELAKRTGVTIALTGPAAWGEPLIEAHRQATRLVTTMVRLGRTSESATPDDLGVAGLVGASEVDVRTHVHHVLGQVLDYDRQRGTDLIGTLNAYFAAGQSPTRAATSLHIHPNTVQQRLDRITALLGDGWQSPDRALDVQVALRLHSAVE; encoded by the coding sequence GTGAAGGAGCTGCTCAGGCTGCTGGCCGAGGACGCGCCCGGGAGTGAACTGGCCCGGGCGGCGGGCGAGGACGCGGTGGCACGCGACCTCGCCCTGCGGATCCGGGCCGGTATGGACGCCAGCAAGAAGCGCGAGGCGGAGCTGACCGCACTGGTCGACGTGGCGCGCGAGCTGGCGTCGGCGCGCGATCCGGGCGGCGTACTGCACACCATCGTCCACCGTGCCCGCACCCTCGTCGGGACGGACGTCGCCTATCTGACGCTGTACGACGAGACGCGCGGCGACACGTACATGCGGGCCACCGACGGGTCCGTGTCCGCTGCGTTCCAGCAGTTGCGGCTGCCGCTGGGCGCTGGGTTGGGTGGATTGGTCGCGGAGACCTACAAGCCGTACTGGACCGCCGACTACCCGTCCGACCGGCGCTTCCGCCACACCACGCCGATCGACGACGCAGTCGGCGAGGAGGGCCTCGTTGCCATCTGCGGTACGCCGTTGGTGGTCGACGGAGCGTTTGTCGGTGTGCTGTTCGCGTCCAACCGGACCAGGCGGCCGTTCAGCCGGGACGAGGTGTCATTGCTCGGCTCGCTGGCCACTCTGGCCGCTGTGACGATCGTGCAGGTACGGGCGGCGGCGGAGACGGCTGCGGCGCTGGATCAGCTGTCCGCGGCCCATGCCGGCGTGGAGCACGCGGCTGCGGCACATGACCGCTTTGCCGAGATCGTGCTGTCCGGTGGAGATGTGGATGCCATCGCTGCGGCGCTGGCCGAACTGCTCGACGTGTGGGTCGTACTGGTCGATGCCAGCGGCAACGAGTTGGCAACGGCCGGTCGCGTGCCCGGTACTGCGGTGCCGTGGCAGGAGTCCGAGTCGGGCCGATTGACGCGCATTGGTGACTGTTGGGTCGTGGCGGCGACGGCCAAGGGTGAACGGCTCGGTGCGTTGGTGATCGGCGGTGCGGACGACCTGTCCGGTGCTGACCAACGCATTGTCGAACGCGCGGCCGTCGTCACCGCACTGGTCCTGCTGTTCCGCCGACAGGCCGCTGAGCAATCCCAACGTGCACAGGCAGATCTGCTGGCCGACGTACTGAGTGGAAGTGCCGATCCGCGCACGCTGACCGATCGGCTCCGGCTACTCGCACCGAGCCATCGGCACGACCGCCTCGTCGTCGCAGTATGCCGTGGCGACCACTCCGCCGTACGCGCCCGGCTGTCTGCACCGCTGGAAGACAAGCTGGTGCTGGCTGGTCCGTACGGCGGGGACCTGGTGCTGCTGTTCGCACGTACCAGTGCAGTGTCCGCTGCTCGGGACCTGTCCGAACTGGCGAAGAGGACTGGCGTCACCATCGCACTCACCGGACCTGCCGCCTGGGGTGAGCCTCTGATCGAAGCCCACCGCCAGGCAACTCGTCTGGTCACCACCATGGTTCGGCTCGGCCGCACCAGCGAGTCAGCTACACCCGACGACCTGGGCGTGGCTGGTCTGGTCGGAGCGTCCGAGGTCGACGTACGCACCCATGTACACCATGTGCTCGGTCAGGTCCTCGACTACGACAGGCAGCGCGGCACCGACCTGATCGGCACGCTGAACGCGTACTTCGCCGCAGGGCAGAGCCCGACCCGCGCTGCCACGTCGCTGCACATCCATCCGAACACCGTCCAGCAACGGCTCGACCGAATCACCGCCTTGCTCGGCGACGGCTGGCAGTCACCG